GAGCCAGTTGGTATATTGCTCATAAGAATAACAGCATGAAGATGGAACAAAAAGCAAAGTAATTTGAATTTCTTGGTTGTCTCTTCTTTGTACACATAGCAAAGAGCACATGtcaacaagaaagaaaaacatgaGAAAATGCCTTACAACCACACATGCGCAGTTAACAGGGAGTTTATACCGTATTTACAAGATCTAACGTGCAGAGAAAATGGGTCCGGAAATTGCCTGTGCGTTACAATCGGATAGGAAACCCAAAACTGTGTTCATGGCATCGGCAACCAATCGTTAAGAGCTGTCAGCCGCAGCGTCATCGCCATCACAAGATGACAGAACACATTATCATGAAGGTTGCTGTGGGTTCATTTTGTGCTCGACTACGATCTAACTATGACACTCAGTCATTTTAGGAGACGCTATCACTTTCACGAGATTTCACACACCTGGAAATGGCGTTTGGCCAGTGCACAATATGATAAATGTAATGCTACTGCACTATGACCTGCCTCGGGAAACATCCTTTCACCTTCATTAAGACATGAGAAATTCAAGGCCTAAGTTACAAGCCACCAAGAAATGACAAAATACCTTTTCTCGCTCCTCGAAAAGCCAGAAAAAGGGGGTAAGGCCACCGATGTCCAGGCAGTGCGTTCCGATGGCCATGATGTGGTTGAGAATCCTTGTTATCTCGCCAAACAGAACTGTAGGCAGAGGTGGTCATGGGTCACTATAGTAAGCACACAAAGTTTGCCAAGAACTGTATGTCCATATGACAGCTGTAAACAGCAGTTGAGCTTCTCAGAGTTCAGTGTGTGCTGATACTTTTAGAAAACTAGGCAATTTATAACAATTTACTTTAATCTCTATAAATTTTACAACCAGCCTAAATGATTGTAGGAAGCTTTCCCAATAACTACCACGACTGGAACCACCTACTACGCTTCTGTGGCTCGTTTAACTAATCCTTACAAATTCTGTGACATGCTTAGCAATATCCTATATGTGCATTTCTTCTGTCAAAATTGTGCAGTTACAGCTTGTATTTAAAATATAGTGTTATTCTTATAAATCCAGCTTTGGACTCCCACatcttttttttacatgtgcaaTTACTTGTTTCGAATTGTTTACCAGCTTATTTTGATGTTTATTATGGGGTTAAAGTCAACATTACTATTTCTTCAACATTAGGCACGTATGCTTGCATTTCTTTGACAGTGTACTCCCTTTCAGTTGACTTTTACATCCTTGTTGACAACTTTCCTTTATTGCCTATTCCCTCTATAATGCTGCATTCTGTGAGGGTACTTATATTTTAAAATGCCATTTGAACTGTGAGGTAGTTTTGTTAAAACACTTTCAAGTCACAAATGAATGCCACAAACTGCTTTAGAGTATTGCAAGCACACAACCCTTGCGTGGGAAACATCACTGTCCCTAGCAATGCCTCTGTGTGTCACGACGACCTATTTGCTGGCATCCTGCTGTGGCTCTCCTTCAACGTTGAGTTAATAACAGGTCATACGGTCTTACTTTTCCTGTCAACATGTTGTTCTCTATCTGTAACAATCACACGCAGAGTACCACAGTTTATTTGTATGCATGAAAACGGCTGTACAAATGCATTCTGGGTTTCATGAACTTATTTGACGCTACTGTACACAAAATAGTCATGTAACGGCCCAAGATGGCAGTACTCATAAATGGAAAATAAAAGTTGTGCTATAATTCTaaatcacaatttctttcttgaGTGCATTTTTTGAGTATCGTGCTGCCCCATCTTTCAAACCCTTCAAAACATGTTTCAGAACAGAATTAATTTTTCGTAAAGCCTGATGCAACACTCGTAAAATCATAGGAGCCAAAATTCATAAACTTTATGGAGTTGGCAGGCATGCAGGTGTTTCTGCAATCTAACCTAATCAGAGTGTATCTGCTACATATACTCTGATTACTGATCTGAACTGACAAATTTGTGCTCAGCAGAACAACACTCCAGCTGCCAAACCCTGTGTGCGGGTCTTCAATGCTTGACGCCTCATTCATTCTAAATAACAGACAAATGCCCATGGCTAATTAGTCTATCGCATGCTCATCTCAAATGCACCAGGCGACGAATGGTATGCTTTTAATGCGTTTAGTGCATAATATGAACGCAGTGCTTCCCACTGATGCAAGGAAGAAATCGAAAAAAAGTTGGGCCCTACAGCAGAACTGTCTCACAGCAAAGATGGTGCATCGACTGAGTGTTGCATAAATCGGAGTGCCAAATGTACATGTTCCAGCTAAGCTGTTGACTGATTCCCACTGAAGTTATGTGCAGAGGTAGCATTTTGCAGCAGGTTCAGCTTTAATACCACGTTTGCGAGCATTACTAGCCTGTTTTGTTCCCAACGAAGCCGAAGTGAGCGTTTGCAGACTGCGCCACTAAAAAAATGTCCAATTTGCTGTAATGGAAGGATGGCGCCATCTGTCACCACTATGGTGCAATGTGCTTTTAGTAAAGTAATGTCCCTTTTGAAACAGGACAGGAGCTTGAAGTGTCACAAGAAACGTTCACCAATTTCATGTTAGCGGTCACAGATGATGCCACCACTGCATTAAAATTTTAACATTTCCTGAGTGACATTGCACTCTTTTTTAACATTTCCTGAGTGACATTGCACTCTTCGGCTCTATTGTGAACGAAATAAGCATGCAATGCTCGCAAGCGTGGTATTAAATTGAACCCACTGCGAAATGCTACATCTGTGCAAAATCTGAGCGGGTATCAGACAGCTGCAGGAACATGTATACCTGGCGCTACGACTTATGCAACActcaatattcactacagcagcaCGCACCTCGAATGTACTTGGCACGCTTGGGGATGTCAATGTTGAGGAGCTTCTCAACAGCGAGTGAGTAGCATTGTTCATTAGCCATCATGGAGACATAATCCAAGCGGTCCATGTACGGCAGTGCCTGAGTGTAGGTTTTGTACTCCATGAGCTTCTCGGTGCCACGGTGCAGGAGGCCAATGTGTGGGTCAGCTCGCACCACAGTCTGCAGAAGTAAGAGGCAAACAAGAGAGGATGTAAAGTTTATATATTTTACACCAGAAAGCAATGTCTGTATGTCTCAGAAAGGAACAACAAGAATATACATGTTACACATGACACGGCCATTGTGAAAAGAGCCACTGCGGCAAATTAAACTCTTGTAATGCAATGAATCCCAGCCACATGGCACATGGTGTCTATAAGTTTGAGTGCCCCAACAATCAAAACAATACTGCATAATGTAAAGTAACGCTGACAGTTTGCTTCACTAGACAGCATTAAGTCTTACCACTATTACAACTCTTCAAGGCAGCCATTTTTGAGGGAGAAAAAGCCAAAAAGTGAATGAGCAGCTGCACTGTGGACAATGTactgttaaagggacactaaaggaaaagtCGTCGAGCTCGATTGAAAGGTTAGGCTTTTGTAATAACAAATGTAATTCGCAGCTACTAAAGCAGATCTTTTGTAAGTGAGAAAATGACGAAGACAGAAAATCGGAGTGATGCCAACTGTTCTGTACTAGAGTACCTCTCATGTGATGTCAGCATTGGCTGATTCACAGAGAGTGGCATAGAGGGAGACCACGTTGAGGTTACGTCAACTCGTCCGTTTTGGCACCGGCGGTTCAAATTGAGGAGCATCAGCGGAACCTACGGCGGTGATTTTCTACACAAAAAAGTGATATAGTGGCACACAGAAAAAGATGATAGACTTCTAGAGGAATAATCTATAGATCTAGCTCaacaatattttcctttagtatccctttaagtTTGGTTGCAAGTCCCAGTGCACTGCCTCGAATGGTCCAGTAGCCATTCTTTAGACACAAGTCAAATAAATTGCTGTAACATTGCAGAAAGCCTACCAGAGCGAATAATATACCGATTTCACTACTTTGAAGATGCATGTGCACGTGCCTTGCTGGGTCCATGGTGCCAGTAGTTTGTGCTATTTCTACAATGTACTTGAGTTTTAAGCAATCTTGAGGATAATGCCACAGTAAACTTTTCCAGATAATCATTAGGGGGATGGAAAGAGTGCGTTTCCTTTACCACAACACATACTGTAGGGTCCTTTTATCATCATCCTTTATCATCAAAGAGGCGACCGCCTCTTTGTCTTGAATGTTAAGCCAATCTGCTATGCTAAAAGAGAAGCTATGTACTTCAATCCATATGTGCCTATCAGTTCACTAAAGACTACAGCTATTGGCCTCCCTTGCAGCAGTGGCAGTGTAGCGAAATTCGTCACAAGAACAATTTATTGAGACATCAACATAGTCGTGGCGGGAAACATACCAGCATGCAAACTTTAATAGGTGACTCTTGGCATTTTCTAGTGGGAGACCCAGAGAGGTCAGAACTTTGTGAAAAGTGCTCTTGCTAGGACTCATTCCAGCCGCCAATGGTGCCACCTAAACTGTCACAAGTACTCAAGAGAACACTCTTTGAGCAGTGTTCAGTGCTCCTGTTTGCCCGCTGGAAAATGTCAACGGCATGCCAGCAGTCATGGCCAGTTCTCACACCATGCATTGATGATAATACACCCAAATGCATGAGAGTTGGTGCTGCATCCTTCCCACAGCCATTTGATCTGTTACATTTGAAGCAGTACACAGTGTGGAATATTGAGAATCAATATTATATTGCGTGGATAACATAGGAGGTTCACCCAGTACTCAGCACTCACTTCTCCTTCCAGTTCCAGCACGAGCCGCAACACTCCGTGTGCTGCGGGGTGCTGAGGACCAAAGTTGATCTGCATGTTTCGAACTTGCTTCTCAGGTCTTTCAAAGTAGTCTGAAACACGAATGCAATGAACAAAGTCAATTGAATTAAATCGCACTCATTAATCTAGGCATCTCACGTTACTAAttcaatagcataaaagaatgactGCATTTCTCACGGTGTGCACAACGGAAACTCTGTGAACTATTTAAGTAAAATGGCTGGCTGTGTGTCACAGAATACATAATTGGGCAAACTCAAGCTACCATGAACAGTAACAGCAAAAAGAGATTTAATCAAAAATGAGACTTAGAACGCGACACGCTGCGACTTGTTAAGTGCATTAAGTTTGCATCACTATGCTGGTGAAACTTCCAATAAAACTTCCAGTGCACAAGTGCACACCGAAAGCTGACAAGCAGCTTCAAAACACCATTACCGTTTCTCATGGACTTCTAATTACTAGGGTCACGATCACGCTTCTCGACTGCAGATCGAGTTTAGGTCGCATTGTCGTTCACAAGACAGGCAGCCGTCAATTTAGTTGCCAGGTAATATTTAGGGAGTGAACGCGAAATACGTGAAAGCCGACGAGGGGTTTCAGAAAAGAACTAACCATTTGGCGGCAACGGTACCATCTTGTCTGTTTCTTCATCAGAAACGAAGACAATTCCCGACATATCCTTGATGAAGTCGTCATCAGGGCACCACCTTGCGCCTCTATGAAACGATGAAGCAGAGCAATACAGAGGTTCAGCTGCGATTCGAGGTCATCAGCGCCAGTGAGAAACAACGCCAGGGGAGTCAAAATTGTTTGAAACCAAGAAAATGATTAATGTGGTTCTGGTTTAACACAGCGCGACACAAATATATTTACCGTTGCTTGCAATCGATCTATCTAGTGCGCCAGAACTACTCGGGCGAGACGAGACAAAACTGTCTCAGTTCTAACATGTCATTTGCTAATGCACTGCTCAACATGTGGGACAGATCTGACCATGTAAACTCGTGAAAAGAAAAGCATTTTAACATTTTGTTTTGGAGAGGTCAGACACACGTTGCCGACGGCTGACCATCGCACTACACGACGGCTTGCACATCCGAGCTGCGCTTTGATATCGAAGAAATGAGACACGGGGCCTCACCTGGCGAAAAACAACGAACCACCAAACTTGGGTACCGCAGCCGGCAGTTTAGGCCGCAAGAGCCTAGCTGCAGCGGTCAACACAGATGCCATCGTAACCTTGCTACCTTGCAGCGAGCGGTACGCACAGTCGAGCGCAGAACCGCTGCACAAGATCAGCAGCAGAATCGGGAAGTTGGTTGCTTTGACTTGCGAGAGAGGACGCCAGTAGAGAAATGTGATGTTGATAGTTGTCAGAGTTTTCAGCTTTAAAGGGTGGTAATAATGTCTTCTTTACAATAAGTAAGTTCACAAAGGTACTTTATGTTACGGAAATAAACATACGTGTAAGTATTAAAAATTGACGTTTTACGGCGTTTGTTGTAGCTGTTGTAGCAGTATCGCAACGTCAAGTCACCAGTTAGCGAAACGCATCGACGCATGCATCACCGTTATGTCTGCTTCCATGGCTTATAGTTTGCATTCGTGTTTCTGACGTTCGTGTATTGAGCGACGCAAGTTCTTTGCGTGATATCCCGTTGCCTTCCCGAGTCGGCCTTCTTGTTTCGTTGTTAAAGAACACCAAACTTTGTGTACAGACTAGCAGTTTTAGTCATGGCTGGCATCAGTGAAGAGAGACGCAAAGAGATGGAAGAA
This Dermacentor silvarum isolate Dsil-2018 chromosome 6, BIME_Dsil_1.4, whole genome shotgun sequence DNA region includes the following protein-coding sequences:
- the LOC119455646 gene encoding NADH-ubiquinone oxidoreductase 49 kDa subunit codes for the protein MEADITLKTLTTINITFLYWRPLSQVKATNFPILLLILCSGSALDCAYRSLQGSKVTMASVLTAAARLLRPKLPAAVPKFGGSLFFARGARWCPDDDFIKDMSGIVFVSDEETDKMVPLPPNDYFERPEKQVRNMQINFGPQHPAAHGVLRLVLELEGETVVRADPHIGLLHRGTEKLMEYKTYTQALPYMDRLDYVSMMANEQCYSLAVEKLLNIDIPKRAKYIRVLFGEITRILNHIMAIGTHCLDIGGLTPFFWLFEEREKLMEFYERVSGARMHAAYVRPGGVSQDMPLGLMDDIYDWATKFSERLDEVEDLLSENRIWKQRTVDIGIITAENALDWGCSGVMLRGSGIKWDLRKTQPYDSYEDFDFEVPVGLKGDCYDRYLCRMEEMRQSLNIIYQCLNKMPPGPVKTDDNKCVPPSREEMKTSMEALIHHFKLFTEGYQVPPGVTYTAVEAPKGEFGLYMISDGSSRPYRCKIKAPGFAHLSALDFIGKNHMLADIVAIIGTLDIVFGEVDR